The Clostridium cagae genome has a segment encoding these proteins:
- a CDS encoding transcription repressor NadR codes for MNSIERRENILKSLIQSKIPLKGLEIAKKYGVTRQIIVRDIAILRAKGNNIIATPDGYIINKELNKIKAIIAVNHKEEELIYEMSIVIKYGGTIEDVIVEHSLYGEIRGLLMIKNYNELNKFAEKYKKQEGRLLSVLTNGVHIHTISADTQEDINSIINELKENGFIVSD; via the coding sequence ATGAATTCTATTGAAAGAAGAGAAAATATACTTAAAAGTTTAATTCAAAGTAAAATTCCACTAAAAGGACTTGAAATAGCAAAGAAATATGGAGTAACAAGACAAATAATAGTAAGAGATATAGCTATACTTAGAGCTAAAGGAAACAATATAATTGCTACTCCTGATGGATATATTATTAATAAGGAATTAAATAAAATAAAAGCTATAATAGCTGTAAATCATAAAGAAGAAGAGTTAATTTATGAAATGAGTATAGTTATTAAGTATGGTGGTACTATTGAAGATGTTATAGTAGAGCATTCTTTGTATGGAGAAATAAGAGGGCTGTTAATGATTAAGAATTATAATGAATTAAATAAATTTGCAGAAAAATATAAGAAGCAAGAAGGTAGATTATTATCTGTGTTAACTAATGGTGTACACATTCATACTATATCAGCAGATACTCAGGAAGATATAAATAGTATTATAAATGAATTAAAAGAAAATGGATTTATAGTATCTGATTAG
- a CDS encoding HD domain-containing protein: protein MLYRIKQFMLGILSYFKNDNIDFINKYLNKKEKDLFMKLSKPDRLHSFKVCKEAILMGKDYDTVDEFKIAKCALLHDIGKIEISLNVIEKGIVVIINKVTKGNFLKYNKYSRMTKYYNHPAIGKRLLESISFEDEEILYCIENHHKNLDIIEENLYLKILNICDNRN, encoded by the coding sequence TTAAAAATGATAATATTGATTTTATAAATAAATATTTAAATAAAAAAGAAAAAGATTTATTTATGAAATTAAGTAAACCTGATAGACTTCATTCTTTTAAGGTGTGCAAAGAAGCAATTCTTATGGGAAAAGATTATGACACTGTAGATGAATTTAAAATAGCTAAATGTGCATTATTACATGATATAGGTAAGATAGAAATTTCATTAAATGTAATTGAAAAAGGAATAGTAGTAATTATAAATAAAGTTACTAAGGGCAACTTTTTAAAGTATAATAAATATAGTAGAATGACTAAATATTATAATCATCCTGCAATTGGTAAAAGATTATTAGAAAGTATAAGTTTTGAAGATGAAGAAATATTGTATTGCATAGAAAATCATCATAAAAATTTAGATATAATTGAAGAGAATTTATATTTAAAGATATTAAATATATGTGATAATCGAAATTAA